The genomic DNA TGACATACACAAACCATGGTGACGAGAAAAGCACTATTAAGACATTATAAGCAGTTATTATCATATATAACAGAAACTAGAAAACATCATTATCTTTTCTTCATCATGTGAAACCACTCCTCTATGTTTTGAATTTCAATGCTACTCATTTGATGCCTTTTCTTATTTGCTTCGCATGCTCTGGAGgcatatgtaggctacagcacagAGACAATGTTCCAATTTGATGCCACTCTGCCTGCTGTAACTCGCTCATGATTTGTACCGTCATCATCGGCCTCAGAGTCTGGGGCTTCGTTGTCCTCCGCGTCAAAGCCATCCAGGTACACAACTTGAGGCAGAAGCTCGAAGATGCTCTCCCTGTACTCCTCCAGTGTGGTGATCTCGCAGTTGAACAGGTCCAGGCTCTTCAAGTTCTTTAGGTTttgctgtagagagagagagagagagagagagagagagagagagagagagaggggggggggggacggagagacgagagagagagagggagagagagagagagagagaaagagaggggacgGGGGacgagagacgagagagagcgagagagagagagagagagagagaggaaggtctCCCCTCCCACTTCCATCCAGTTAAGTTATGAAAGCTTTGTAAAAGGTATTCCACTGACACAATTGTCACAGACTCTTTGTATCAAGTATAGTATAATACTAATTGATTATATGACTGTGACAATGCCTACAGCGATACTCTGCGTTTTATTTTAATCGTATCTCCAATCTCTTACCAAAGCCTCCACTGTGCTGAGCTCTTTGATCTTATTCCCACTCAGGTTCAGGTACGTCAGGTTGGGGCATTTCTCCGACAGAGTCTCTAGACCACCCGAGATGTTGTTGTCACTCAGCTCCAGCTGAGGAAAAGAAACACCATCCTCAGTCTAGTTATCTTTTAACCTTATCAGATACATATTTTTTGAAGTTCAATGTGCTTGGTCATAGACagacaatgaaaacaaaagtaTGTAACAGGGTTCTGAACTTTTATCACAGTGGACAGGGAAGGTGAAGgagctgtccgtggtgctgaaacTGTTAATAGATGTATTAATAACTATCTAGTTCCCTTAATGTTGTTGTTCTTGTTTCTTCAGTATGCCATGAATGGTCAGCATTGTGCTCACAAGTTCAGATGAAGGTCATCAGCTGAATACAGCACTGTTATAAGGTAAGTTCAATGTAATATCATAGTTACGCAGCAGTAGTTCCAACTTAAGAGGAGCTGTCCAAAGTTCTGAAACTGGAGATGAAGGCATACCGAGAGATAAACAGAACTATATTACAAACAAGGAGGCAGCTAATTGTATTAGGTCTATGAAGTAGTGCTCAGCCATCATGATCAGTCTGtccgtctctctgtgtgtgtgtctgctcacatAACTTACAAACTACTGGTTTGATTCACTTCAAATTTTCCTAAAAGGTAGAGGGTCATCATATCTTGGTCCTCCTATATGATTATCCAGATCTGGATTTTCACTTAAAGTTGCAAGATAGAGGTGAGGGGTGAGCACTGAACTGACTGCTCTCATTGAATAAATTGTGTGACATCATGTCCTAACTGAAACTGATGTGTAACCACTGATCATCCCAAGTCTGTCCTCCGTGTGATGAGTTTATGCTCACCTTACGCAGTTTGGGCAGTGAGGGCAACTTGGCCAGGGAGGTCAGGCCCACGTTGACCATGCTGAGGAACTCCAACTCCTTGAAGTCATCAGTGAGACCCTCGACCTCACCATCACTGGAGCGGCAGTTGTCCACCACAAGCTCTGCCACCTAGAACAGCAGAGTGAAGTGTTACGGCCACTGTACATCCTCACGCTTACAGTCTGTATCAGGTTAACACAAATTCTGCTGTGCCTGTTGATGTACTTTTGGAAGAATAGTCTGCAGAACATTAACTACTAATTAaattttgtatatatatatatatatatattagcatGTGATGATTAGGCAGCATGTCTGAATATATTATGTAGGACATTTTAAACAACTACACAGAAGTCTAAACTCAGAGCTGCATTGTGTCTGTGAGAAACCAATGTAGTAAATGTGGCAAACGGCATTTGTTCCTTTTATCCTTAAAATATTGCATGAGCTCATCAGAAAAAAAGAGCCAAGTAAGTTCCATTAAGTAAAGGGGCAGTTGATAATTGCGTTTGGCATCCATTAACAAAGATGGATCAAATGATCAAAACAGTCAAATAACCCGTTTTACAAGTTGTCTATTTGGGGCCTATATACACTAGCTAGCTAACAATTGCGTCTCTAATTTCATGTGTATCACTAATCATATTTGACAAAGCTAAAACAAAAATGATTGGCCATGATTTTAGAGCCAGTGGAAGATGATGACGACCATAGTAACACAAAAGAGTTTTGTCAGATGTGTCACTTATTGTATAAAACACTTTATACTCGAGGGGCAAAACAATCCCGATACATTTAATGTAGCCTCCGGTCAGTTAAGTCAGGAAACAAAGCAGAGATGTGGGCGGCAACGCTCCATACCTGCACGCGGGAATATTTAATGCTCAGTTGCAATCGTTCTCTGGTGTCTTCGGCAACTACACTTAGCCTACAGTTTGAGCATGGGTTAATGTTAGAAACGTCAAAGGCTATTATCAAGCCAAATCTGTTTTCAGTAGGAAATCGTGTCGATAGTAGACTCGTAGTAGTCTTTACGtattcaaatgaatgaatgaagaaaATCTTCCGTCCCTATAGGCAAGTGGAGTCGGAAGGGTGGGGGTTTTACTGTAGCCTAATCTactgaagggggaggggggaggttgTGTGTAAAACCCGCACCATCTGCCAAATTCCTTCAATTCAGAAACCAGACCAATATGTTGGCTAAAATATTTAATTGGGACTAAATAAAAATTAAGGGTTAGAAACGGAGAAACATGAATGTAGCCATTTAATGCAAGTACGATGGCGTTACATAATCACTTCATCTAGAGAACACCCAGCGCGAGTGCAGCTTCTTTATGGACTCCATTTAAAAGCGCGGACAGGTCCCAGTATAACGGCATTTGTGCCTACCCTTAGACCATTTCCAATAGTCCTATCAGCTGTTCGTTAAACAGCATGTCTAAGTTCAGCACTCGACATGGTCTTAAAAATAACTGAAGCTTCAACCATGCCGCGACAAGAGTTTCGTCTATTGATGCAACAAAATGACTTCCACTCCCCGCCCGCCTGCACGGGCTCAACAGCGCACTGTAGACACAAGCTCCTACGCTCGCTCACTCGCAGGGAAGAGCGCGTCGTCAACGGAGGAGTCCACTTAGCAATGCTGcgtatgaaaaaaaaactgaacgaATGTCTTATCGCAGAATATAAGCTTACTCTAACCGAAAACGCTTCGAATAGATATTTAAGTAAATAAGATTTTAAAGGAAATTGTTGTTGCCATTAACAAGGTCGAAGTTAACTCACTCGAGAGCGTAAAATGTCCGCTCAAGGGAGACGAAGCGACTCGGTCTTGCCGACCGATAAGCCATTCAGTAGGCAATTATAACTCCACCGAAGACACATTAGTACAGCACTATTTCTATACTTTTAGTCCGCTGGTAAAACGTCGAACAAATTGCGTCAAAATAGGCTAGAAATAGGTGGGACAATAACAGGAAAATTACTTGGGCGTCTGCTATTGAAAGTTGTTCTCATCATTTTCAATGATAGGCATAGCAAGCATTTTTGGACAGTTTAGCAACTTGACCAAAATAGAGTATAgaacaaaaatgtgtttaagcctCAAACAATTGTCGATCTGTCAAGTTCAATCTGTCACTTTTCtcaatttgaaaacaaaactggGCAATATTCTAATTTCGTTCTTGTCGCGCTTCTGCTAGATCGAACGATTGTTACAATGTATCACAtcgaggaggagggagggtagGACAACCAGTCAACAATAGACTTCATTGCATTGGCTCAGCTCTGGCTCATAAAGTCCTGTCTAAATATTCATAAAAGGGTAGTCTGGGCAATTATATACCAAATGCCACAAATGTAAGGCTTTCCTGTATGAGACGTGATCTTACTCGCATCCCTTCAGGTGTCCATGTGGTCTAGCAGAATTCCACTGAAGGCGGCTTTCGCAAGTATGCCGAGTCCACTCTACAGTCAGGTTGTAAGTGAACATCATCTTGCATTCCttgaacaaaataaataaataaacgtcTCCTGGTCTTACCTCAGCAGGAGTCCTGTTTCTCAGTTCCAAACTGATCCTCTTTTTCATTTCCATGTTCAAAATAAATATACAATTTACAGGATGGAAAAgtcaaaaatgaaaacaaatattGGCTGAGACACGGACCCACGGTTCGGCTCGCTTCCGTGGCTTCAGTTCTCCAAATGATCCTCCATGATACTTCGCACCCAACCCCCTCTCCTGAGTCCCGCCCATTGGATATGCTGATTGGTGCTGTTTTACACTTCGAAATATGAGTACACGATCATCTTGTCATTCAAATAGATCATGCTGATTAACATAATCGGTGTATGAAGAGCCTAGCGATTGGCGAGAATTGCGCGCGCAGTAAATACGGATTGGTTACTATGAACATCAATATGTAGGTTTAAAGCTTCAGTTCCACCTACCCTTTGTTCTCATTGGCGCATTAAGACGAGAGCTACGGTTTATAGCAGCAAACCTCTTTATTTTTTCTCATTACATAAATCGACTGTAACTCGAGGTGTAAGGTCACAACAACGATAGCCTGGTGCGAGAAGTAGAGCACAAGGGAAGTTGGTTACGAGTCGCAAACGAAACACTGAACGACACTCTTATCACACTGGCCTCGCGTAAAGTTAAATTAAAAGTGAACAGTAGCAGGCACTCGATACAAACTGGCTCACCCATCTAACATGTAATTCCTCTTCAGCTGTTACAAAATGGCTGACCATGAACCAAGGCAAGCACGGGGCTTAGGGAGACAGAGCCACGCCATCTGCGCAGTATTATATGCCGCTTAGCTGCCTCCATTGGTTTCACAGGCCAAAGTCCTTTGCGCAAAACCTTGCATCAGGAAGCCTGCATTTGACCAAGGGTGATACTACATGTTTGACTTAATTGAGTGAGAGAATGTTCAGCTATAGATGTCGAAACGATTGGAGAATATATTGTGTAAAGGGTTAATAAATACTTCCGTTAACCCCTGCAGTCGATAAAACGAATATTAAATGACCCGAgaatgaaaataatttaaatatgtcTACATTCCCTTTGCATTGAACATATTCTTATAATGTGTCATGTTTTTCTTATAGTTTTATACTCGTGCAAAGTTACTTGAAAAGGGTCTTCTCGGTGTAAATTAGATAACATCTTGAGGAAAGTGTGTTTATTCGAGCGTGTTATTGATAGCAAtaacgtaactgttaaaaacaaaacatacttCCATTTTGTAAACAGTAAACACTCAAAAATATGTCTGCACAAAGAAATGCCAATACCAGTTTGTGTGCTATGACTCAAAGTGACCACTGGAGGGACACGGCATTGACCTGAGGATCGCATGACAAAACAGCTAAGCTGATTTGAGCAAATTGCCGCTCAGTAATATTCAACTCACCAGACTACAACACTCCCGTGGTTTCAGCGCTTTATACGGGCAAATGAAACCAATTTAAACAATTGCTGTCTTGCTGAAGATGTTGAGGATAAGCAACACCATATATTAGTTTTGACTATAGTTTTGAAAGGATGGTTTGTAAAAaagagaatgtttttttctctataAAGAAATTACTAGCATATGGGAAGTTTGGGTTGAGCCATATGGTTCAGTTGTTGTTCAGATTACTCTCTTAACACATCTCAGTAGTGGTTAAGGGAGCAGGCAAAAGCTGGCTATgttgtaaaaaaatattatcataGAAGAGGCTTAATTTGCCTCACATGATGGAAGTAAATTTGCCCTAGACACTATATTAAGAGACGTGTAGGAAATTGAAGTGGAaggtaagtaggcctattaaatcTCCCACTCTACGTTTTTCATATGTGGACACAAACCGTTACACAGTTTGTGATGTTTTTGCTTGTTAGAAAAAATGTCTTAATGCAAACAATACTGTTCACTTATGACTTCATCCTAGCAGTGTAATGATTCTTTCACTGCATAATCTAATAAACTCCTTTAATCAGGAAAAGAGTAACCTGCTGTAGCTATTATATGTTGCAAAACCCTTTTGTAAATTCTTACAAAATGGAAGAGGGTGGGTCTTGGATGCCAAATACCTCTGTTGAGCCATCTGGTGGTGTCGAGTTAATGCAATACCAAGCATGCAGCATTCATTATTCTTTATTCATTACATCTACTTCCCagtgtggtggttgtggtgtatTGTTACATTTGAACGCCTACAAGGTAAAATGGGTTTGTATCAAAGCTTCTATTCTTAACTATAGTATGGGTTTGTTTTCTACGGAAGCATATTGCTGCCACGCTAAAATCAATAAAAAGGCTCAGTATTATGTAATTACGTGAAAAGTTTGTTgttataacaatatctttttcacgttttaacaagatatgtaggcctatcactTTATTACATAAAATGATCACGTTATTTCATGATACTGATATTTTCACGTTATAACGTGAAAATATCATGTTATTTCAAGATATAATATTTTTACGTTTTTACAAGATATATATCACGTTATTACATTAAATTATCACGTTATTCAAGATAATGAAACTAAACGAAACGTGAGGGAAGAATAGGATATGCTCTTTTACACGACTAAATCAAATTCTATTTTAAGCTCTGTTTAAGACATTCTCGTTATTGAACACGGTGGGTGGTATTGTTATAGCGCTGCAGTTGCACAGTGCAGGCTGCTGGAgagcacagcaaattaaataTTCAAACAGCAATAGCTTGCGCTTTTTGAGATCACACTGTAATCAACTCGGCCCCACCGGGAATCCTCCCGACTCTCCCGATTGACACTCCTCTAGCCTACACACAGGTGCAACACCCAAGCATTGTCCAGAATATTCTGCACCTGTGTGTAGGCTAGAGCAGTGTCAATCGGGACAGTCGGGAGGATTCCCGGTGGGGCCGAGTTGATTACAGTGTGATCTCAAAAAGCGCATGCTATTGATGTTTGAAtatttaatttgctgtgctcTCCAGCAGCCTGCACTGTGCGACTGCAGCGCTTCACTACTCACTCCCTTGAAGGGAGCTTCACTTCCCCACAGCCTTAGAAATGACAGCGATGACATGCAGGCTACCGAGCCAGAGCGCTCTATACATTCACCCACATTGCGTGAAGACTCGCATAGGCTATTTATCAAagccctttctccctcttgcgTCAAGTTAGCgaaagttttatttattgtgttgatAAGAAGATAAAGCAGAACTATCAGGCTGTTTGAGCAGGCTATCCTGCACAGAACCTCTCTATCGGCCTCCTTTTCAGCGGCTCTCTgccgatacacacacatccctcttcgCTGCTCCTCAGTCAGCTGGGAATTGACCACACAcacgtagcctacacacacatactgtaggcctacacacatgcacaaaaacactcaTCAAGCAGCACTGTGTAGGCCTAATAGCAGTCAGGGTGCAAGTTCAGACACGATTATCATTTATGCCAGCCATGAGCTCTCGTGGCCTCGTTTCGTTTAGTTTTGTTATTTTGAAATAACACGATATtttcatgtaaaaacgtgataAATATCTTGTAAAAACGTGAACAAATCATATCTTGAAATAACATGATGTTTTCATGTTATAACGTGAGCCCTGAAGAGCTTTTATAGAGGACTTCTCCATTCTCGAAGAGGCAAACAGAATGAGTTTAACTTGACGACATGTTGTAATACCAATCTTTACCAACAGGTGGTACAAACCCCTCAACATATAAAGCATCTGGCGCCGATGTACTTGCGTGCCCTTGGCTCAACTGAATCTTCACTAGGGGGAGTTGTAGCACTGTGGACAACAACATGCTTCATGTACACTCCTCACGTAGGCACCCCCTCCCACCCTTGTAAACATGTTTGGGAGTTCCTGGGAATCCTTTAtcggtaggcctactattttaagATAAACTTTATCTAATTAAACACAGCACTTTGTCATTCAAATGAAAGTAGGCTACTTAGGCAAAGTGCAGATGTTCAAAAAACAATTGGATAAATATAGCTATTGCTGTGCATCCTGTGGACAGCTGTTTTATAATTTACAACTTAACTTATTGTTTTTGTTATCTGAAACTGATCCAATGATGATCAGTCCccttatgtgtttgtgtgtgtatcctgtgtGTCCACTCTGGGTTTTTTTCTTCCACTATAATGGGTGACCGGTAAATTGTCAATGGattttttgccattgttttaaaatctctccaagggaaaaccttttttttcctAAGAATAAAACCCATTACAACTTATTTTATGGGAACAACACACTCCATAAGGAGATTGACATACATGAACTGTGAGGTCAGTACACCACTTGGGCAAACCATATGAAGattttggttccaaaatgctatatctccatttttaaaaacattaaaaagtcatgtcATTTAGttatgtatttcaggtaatatcaataaaattgcagttgtgttgttttgattgtgtTAAGATACATCAAACAACAATACCAatacaaacaatacaaaattaaaaaaataaaaatatatatactgatgaaaattcatgaaaattgaggatatagcattttggaaccaaactcttcatatttaCTTGACTCTTGTATTGAAGTGGCTTTTTCTTTGTAAAGTGAGGCCTGAGCATCTTTACAACTCCTGACTAAAATATGGGAACGTTTTCTGGGGCAGACCCCTTCACAGCTGCTCTGCCGTGATGGAGGGCCGTTGACACGTTGCTGCTGCATTTCCTGGTCCCTTTTGTCTTTCGGCAGCTCGGTGACCTACTGCTGTTCTAACAAGGGAAAGGAGATAGAGTACGGGGTGGGGGAGTTGGGGGGTGCTTGGCAGCTACAGTTATGACCAGACAATGGGAGACGCACTGTGACACATTCTCATGCTAAGACACAATAGGGGGTGGAAAGAACGAGCCCACTCGGTCAGTTCATAATGGCTCTTTAATTGAGCATAATTGCAGACTCATGAGGGGTAGCTGTGTAGTTACGCAGGGCTGAAGATGTGGATACTTAGCAGGAATACCTTTCAACAGAAGAGGGTGCTGTAAGAGCAGAGGTGGTAAAATAAGAgctgggtaaactatgaattctgtgatcatgtTAGGGGGATCTGTGCCATGCagtatcagatttttaaaaaggcattcagaacatgtttgatgatggtagaggttattgtccaatgtttataacaataccaataGTATTAAATTATTCctagtgttgatgagtgtacatattgtgaatataGATATTAGTCctacagtgtgttttttttaatttaattttaaaagttgcaattggtgaataaactcttttgagaggtggataaactctatttctgaaatttcaggcgtggataaactgcgtttagcctccactacatccctgtgtGAGAGGTCTTGTGACCCTGTTCAGTATGGATGACATAAGCATCAGCTTTGTGTATATAAAAGCAATAGGCCTGTCCCTAAGAACAGTAAAAGTATCAAccagacagtaggctatttgttcATTTTATTTTCTTGCAAATGCAAAAAAGGCATTATATTACAATCATTCATTTGGCATACATTTGGGATTCAGAACCATGTCAATGACATCATGATATGAAAAAAAACTGAGATGGATTTAATTGTATTCACAGCTCTGAGTCTCTGAGTGTCTTTGTTTACAGGACATTACTCATAGAATCATAGTCACGCTAGCATCGTGTGAGGTTCATttccagaaaaaaaatcaatatcaAAAACATATTCCAATAGTTATGGGggtgcatgttttcacacacTAAACCACACCACCGCTTACAGCTTGGTCACTATTCTTCTTTCAGGGTAACCACAACACAAGCTCAACTGACGAAGAAGCAATACCTCACTTCCCTGGCTTGATCTTTATGCCCCAGTGTTAATTCAGAACccccgtgtctctctctctcacacacacacacacacacacacacacaaagggcaaTGCTCCAGCGATGCCCATTCATCAGGCCACAGATGGCACTGGGAAAGAGGAAGACATTTTTCCTGGGGCCCATCATGCCTGCAGCAGGCCTGTGAATGGGTGCATTATGGCACAGCCGAAAAGCTCTGAGGTCATCCCAAGACACAGACGAAGACTGCCTTTAAAAGCATTACCATGTTTCATGcatatgtctgtctctgtctttgtggTAGATTTGTGTGGGGATTGGAAATCTGTAAGTTACACAGAGAAACAATCTGCATTCCTCATGTATGGTTTCCTCCTGCTGTTAGCTTTCAGGGATTTGGGTCTTTGGGCATTGGTCCCATTGACACAAAATGATGTCATATAATCATGGCATGGTGCACTTCCTAAATCTAATGCGATAAATAATCTCACAACAATAGTATGACATTATGGGTCAAATACTGTATGCAGTGTATTCAGAACGTGTGCATTTCAACTGCACCTGGTGAGAACTTTCATTAAAAGACAAACACTTACAAATAAAGATGATGACATAATGTGAACATTCATTTTAACATTACATGGCATTCCCATGACAGCCCAGCAAGCATTGCTGTATTCATTGCTTTTCACTGCAAAAGTATATTATGGATACAGGATACAGTGTATGAGACCACTCTTAGAAGACATCTGTCtctatatggttttgtttttcaatAACCCCTCCATGTGTAAATGGGGTCTTCCAGTAAATCTTGTACAGGAAAAAGACTCTTGACAGGCACCATGCCTGCCATTACTCTCACCCTTTAGCTCGGTCCACACGCTCAAGAAAACTTTACGAGCAACAGAACACCTTATAGCAGGAACCAGAGCAGTCCAGTGGCTGTCAAGGCAGTGAATAATAACAACATTTTTGACCGCTCCTCTAATCCCCTTTGAGGGTATAAAATAAACCTCCACCTATACACTTCTTATAGGCCTGTTATGGTCATTATTATATGTGAGGTGAAACACAGAGCTGATGTTTCAGTCCTAGAGCACTGAACACTGATAGTATGCTGAAGGCTATGAAATTCCTCGGCCAGGTCTCCAGGGTAATTTGACTGTTGCCATGACGTACTATGACAGACCCACTGAGAACCTGTCCCTGTTGGCTCTGGATCATCTTGCACAGGCACACTACAGAGGAAGTGTGAGGTTGCACTTTCTTTGACTCACTTGAAGGAAGTgcagaaaaaaaagtaatttccaTCTGAAAATGAGCAGAAGCTCTCAGTATGCAGTCTGCATTTCATTCTATGAATATGAGAACATGAAGATGGACTGCATGTGTCACTTCCTATGGTGATATATCTACAACAACAGAGAAGACTCACTGGCGGCAGACATTTTATTGAAAAATATATTGTAGGCACATGGTATATAGAcataataaatacatattaaACCTGTTACCAGATTCTTGAGAATCCATACATGACAacctttttcatgtacaatctagtgctttacattgtcaaaTTAATAAATTCATCTTAATTAATCTTAattatctaatctaatcttacTATCActcaattaaatttaataaaaaatgctctcctcctccccctttggtgcttccctaccttctagctgcagtgtatatccttagcaataagtagatgcagcatattGGGTCTTGCAATATCCCCAATAATCCATAGAAATAGAATATCTATGTTGTTTTATACAATAtaagttgtgcagatgtatagtccatcttatacacacccattgaaccaacaaaaacttttgtgtaattattccatattttgtgtagtcattctatatcagaacccctgacatATAATCAAAATACCATTAATAAAACTTCAGAGGGTTACTGTGACAGAGCGCAGTGCGTCTGTCACTGGCAAAGGCGGCTTTCCCGCCGCAACGGGAACAATGACTTTACAAACATTTGCACAAAGACAGCGCTATTAAATCATGTTGCGATGTTGATTTGTTTGATAACATGTTGTGAATGCCACAGACCTGAGGCGTGTCAGGACGGGGGTTAAGTTAAACTAGAAATTGGTTTAAGGGAAACATACAGGGAATCAAAGCCGCGATATGCGGTATAGAGGTTGAAGCGTATCTATTTATCAGTAATGTAAGCGTTCTCTAAAAGCGCGCATTATAACATCAATGCTTACTAGCTGGGAGATGGAAGTGCTTTGTCCGAGtgtatgtatgattgtgtgtatgtacttgcCTGTTCTCGGTGCTTCAGTTGCTTTCCGGCAAACTGGAGTATTGGGCAAGGGACACTTTTCTGCGCATCTTTCGCGCCCAGACGTGGGAGCGCTTATTGGCGCAGGTGGGTTTAGAGTGGTAATATTATTTGGTGCTTAGTGAGGTTTATTATGACATTGTATGGAAATATCATGAACGATTGTTAGTAATGTGTATGTCATGTGTTAACCAAAGGGTGGTGAATTTGAATTAATTGATTTGTTGCTATGCATGGTTTAGTCCAGTGTTTTAAATGGTGTCTGCAGAGCGCAGTCAGGGGTGAGGATTCCTCCTCAGGAGTGAGAGGTCCTGTTGAAAGGCCTCTGAGGTAGGCATAGACCCCAGTGGGCATTGTCCcggtgtttgttttcctttttgtatcagtgtttttttgtttcctgtTTTGTCTGTTGCATAAACCTGCCGGTAGCTTCatattaatactaataaaaaaagattACATCAACTTGAATTTCATTGCCTGAGTCTCACCATCCGCTTGGACGCATTATTAcagttacctttcatttgagatcatgattatgcttctacaccaagGGGTTCATTTACAGTGagccttttattgtcagtatgcattttgggtaatcATAAG from Alosa alosa isolate M-15738 ecotype Scorff River chromosome 20, AALO_Geno_1.1, whole genome shotgun sequence includes the following:
- the anp32e gene encoding acidic leucine-rich nuclear phosphoprotein 32 family member E isoform X1, translating into MEMKKRISLELRNRTPAEVAELVVDNCRSSDGEVEGLTDDFKELEFLSMVNVGLTSLAKLPSLPKLRKLELSDNNISGGLETLSEKCPNLTYLNLSGNKIKELSTVEALQNLKNLKSLDLFNCEITTLEEYRESIFELLPQVVYLDGFDAEDNEAPDSEADDDDEDEDGEEGTGPLGDYDDEDDDDEGSEGGEVGLSYLTKEGIQDEDEDDDYVEEEEEEAGEEGAGVHGEKRKRAAEDEGEDDDDDDDD
- the anp32e gene encoding acidic leucine-rich nuclear phosphoprotein 32 family member E isoform X2; the protein is MRVAELVVDNCRSSDGEVEGLTDDFKELEFLSMVNVGLTSLAKLPSLPKLRKLELSDNNISGGLETLSEKCPNLTYLNLSGNKIKELSTVEALQNLKNLKSLDLFNCEITTLEEYRESIFELLPQVVYLDGFDAEDNEAPDSEADDDDEDEDGEEGTGPLGDYDDEDDDDEGSEGGEVGLSYLTKEGIQDEDEDDDYVEEEEEEAGEEGAGVHGEKRKRAAEDEGEDDDDDDDD